In Blastopirellula sp. J2-11, a single genomic region encodes these proteins:
- a CDS encoding peptidylprolyl isomerase encodes MKVASIETDKGTIKVQLHDDKAPKTVANFEKLATDGFYDGLKFHRVINDFMVQTGCPNGTGTGGPGYKFEDEFHPDLKHDGPGVLSMANSGPNTNGSQFFITHTKTDWLDGKHAVFGKVTEGQDVVDAIKQGDKMIKVTVEEAK; translated from the coding sequence ATGAAAGTCGCTTCCATCGAGACCGACAAAGGTACGATCAAAGTTCAGTTGCACGACGACAAGGCGCCGAAGACGGTCGCCAACTTCGAGAAGCTCGCCACCGACGGCTTCTACGATGGACTGAAATTCCATCGCGTGATCAACGACTTCATGGTCCAAACAGGTTGCCCCAACGGCACCGGCACCGGCGGTCCCGGCTACAAGTTTGAAGATGAATTTCATCCCGACTTGAAGCACGACGGTCCCGGCGTGTTGTCGATGGCCAACTCGGGCCCAAACACGAACGGCTCGCAGTTCTTCATCACCCATACGAAGACCGACTGGCTCGATGGCAAGCACGCCGTCTTCGGTAAAGTGACCGAAGGTCAGGATGTGGTCGACGCGATCAAGCAGGGTGACAAGATGATCAAGGTCACGGTTGAAGAGGCCAAATAA
- a CDS encoding DNA-binding domain-containing protein, translated as MSDSHSLTTLQRWMQSVITSPRGISAGIDNAAARQWIDIASDDVEQVIARSQKRTSIERLQVYGNAYFARLVECMREQFPALCETLGQELFDGFALDYLDKRPSTSYTLARLADQFVAHLEATRPAAESDAPGWADFLIDLASFEWSVAQTFDGPGTEQVGVITPDDLAQVSPDDWPQTKLIAAPCLSLHAYRFPVNAYFSDFRAGRPLTIPPAAATWLALSRREFIVRRIPLEESEFLLLQSLIAGMSVGAAIEAAAEQAADFDAFARNLPHWFQRFAGEGFFIQLVKP; from the coding sequence ATGAGCGACTCGCACTCGTTAACGACGCTACAGCGCTGGATGCAAAGCGTGATTACGAGTCCACGCGGAATCTCCGCCGGCATCGACAACGCCGCCGCGCGTCAGTGGATCGATATCGCGAGTGACGACGTCGAGCAAGTGATCGCCCGTAGCCAGAAACGCACGAGCATTGAACGACTGCAAGTGTATGGCAACGCGTACTTCGCCCGGTTGGTCGAGTGCATGCGTGAGCAGTTTCCAGCGCTGTGCGAAACATTGGGGCAAGAACTGTTTGACGGGTTTGCGCTCGACTATTTAGACAAACGTCCGTCGACCAGCTATACGCTCGCCCGCTTGGCCGATCAGTTTGTCGCTCATCTGGAAGCGACCCGTCCAGCGGCCGAGAGCGATGCGCCGGGCTGGGCGGACTTTCTGATCGATCTCGCTTCATTCGAATGGAGCGTCGCCCAAACGTTTGATGGCCCCGGTACCGAACAAGTGGGCGTCATCACGCCGGACGATCTGGCGCAAGTCTCGCCAGACGATTGGCCGCAGACGAAATTGATCGCGGCGCCTTGTCTGAGCTTGCACGCCTATCGCTTTCCGGTGAACGCCTACTTCAGCGACTTTCGAGCAGGCCGACCGTTGACCATTCCGCCGGCCGCAGCGACTTGGTTGGCCCTTTCACGGCGCGAGTTTATCGTGCGGCGGATCCCGCTTGAGGAGAGTGAATTCCTGCTTTTACAATCGCTTATCGCCGGCATGAGCGTTGGCGCAGCGATCGAAGCGGCGGCGGAACAAGCGGCCGATTTTGATGCGTTTGCCCGCAATCTGCCCCATTGGTTTCAACGCTTCGCTGGGGAAGGTTTTTTCATTCAATTGGTTAAGCCGTAG